The Pithys albifrons albifrons isolate INPA30051 chromosome 13, PitAlb_v1, whole genome shotgun sequence genome has a segment encoding these proteins:
- the HYKK gene encoding hydroxylysine kinase gives MTSTGNDHQPQTLTKPAFSEKAAAELVDRVFGLKVSWLRPLPSYDDQNFHVCVLRNGEGTEGAQEYVLKITNSQDSREPELIQAQTQAMIFLSAEGFPSATPHLTKDGNIMSLESGDTGPGNQKYTVRLLSYLPGTPVAKIATNAQILYEIGKLAASLDKALTEKFHHPSVKSLHRGQFIWNLANVPLLEQYIYALGQNKHRAVVEQVIEQFKRKVIPKLSGFQACINHGDLNDHNILVEHSGSLESPEYRVSGILDFSDMSCGYYVFEVAIAIMYMMVESRDPLGAGGHVLAGFESVVPLGAEERAALFLLVSGRFAQSLVIAAHTARLYPDNTEYLLVTAKSGWKHLLTMWELGQQAVEEKWFETAQAYTEHGPAPGAAEGQGQEGNKGRE, from the exons ATGACGTCTACTGGAAATGACCATCAACCCCAGACCCTGACCAAACCAGCCTTCagtgagaaagcagcagctgagctggttGACAGGGTGTTTGGATTAAAGGTGTCCTGGCTCAGGCCACTGCCCAGCTATGACGACCAGAACTTCCACGTGTGTGTCCTGAGGAACGGGGAAGGCACTGAAGGGGCTCAGGAGTATGTGCTCAAGATCACCAACTCGCAGGACAGTCGGGAGCCTGAGCTCATCCAAGCGCAGACCCAGGCCATGATCTTCCTCAGTGCTGAAGGCTTTCCCTCAGCTACTCCACACCTCACCAAAGATGGGAACATAATGTCTCTGGAGTCAGGAG ATACTGGCCCTGGGAACCAGAAGTACACAGTCAGACTGCTGAGCTACCTGCCAGGAACACCAGTAGCAAAAATTGCCACCAATGCCCAGATCCTGTATGAGATTGGGAAACTCGCTGCCAGCCTGGACAAAGCGCTCACAGAG aaattccATCATCCATCAGTAAAAAGTCTGCATCGAGGCCAGTTCATTTGGAACCTGGCAAATGTTCCTCTTCTAGAGCAGTACATTTATGCCTTGGGCCAGAACAAACACCGTGCAGTTGTGGAACAAGTCATTGAGCAGTTTAAAAGGAAAGTGATACCCAAGCTAAGCGGTTTTCAAGCCT GTATCAATCACGGAGATCTTAATGACCACAACATCCTGGTGGAACATTCTGGGTCCCTGGAGAGCCCCGAGTACAGAGTGTCTGGCATCCTGGACTTCAGCGACATGAGCTGCGGGTACTACGTGTTCGAGGTGGCCATCGCCATCATGTACATGATGGTGGAGAGCCGGGACCCGCTGGGCGCCGGGGGGCACGTGCTGGCGGGGTTCGAGAGCGTGGTGCCGCTGGGGGCCGAGGAGAGGGCGGCGCTGTTCCTGCTGGTCAGCGGCAGGTTCGCCCAGTCCCTCGTCATCGCCGCCCACACGGCGCGGCTGTACCCGGACAACACCGAGTACCTCCTGGTCACGGCCAAGAGCGGCTGGAAACACCTGCTGACCATGTGGGAGCTGGGCCAGCAGGCCGTGGAGGAGAAATGGTTTGAGACTGCCCAGGCGTACACAGAgcacggcccggccccgggggctgctgaggggcaggggcaggaggggaatAAAGGCAGAGAATAA